The window TGTAACTGATTGACCATGTAATGTTTCACCCATCAAGAACAAAGTCCAGATTTTAAATCTCTGTCAGATTTGACATTAGAGATCACTTCATCATTCAGGCACCATCAAGCTCTTACAGCCTTCACCACTAAGACTAGACTCTAAGAACACTATACAGATTACAAGTGACCACATAGGGGAATGTAGCCTGGGGGAAATTACtgcacattgatggtgagtaaagggggaaagacacacccagtatggaAACAGGTGGCAccaggagccaataggaaagagagagttttactcaaataggttgtattccacccacaaccccactgtatattactgacCCAGCAGAGCTGACTCAGTGACTGGACTTGCTGGGAAACATCAATATGGGAGAAATTAttcaatccaacatcagtgaagtttatttctgtctgtgtgtttttaagctCACATGGAccaatcactgtccatttaCTAATGTCAACCAaataaactcaattattataagTTGATTCAACAAAGATCTGTAAAATGATCACAAAACACTCACCAAACTCAAAACAGTGGAATAATATGTGGGATGGTTCCAGTTTTACTACACCAGACTTCATGTATTTGGGTAGAAACAGCGTTTAGGATTACAGTAGACTTCATCATTTTATGAGAAATGGAGAGATTAGATTTAATGGTCTGCCTCTGAAATCTGATATGTCCAGTTGAAAAGGCTGGCCAGTGCACAGCACTACTCGGGTGATTTTGGAGTTAAGAAGCTTTGGCAGGGATACAGCAGCTATTAGCCAATGTTTGAGAGGCTTGGCTAGACAGTCTGACTAAAAATGTGACTGAAAGCCCCCAGACAGAAAGCCCAAAAAGCCAGAAtccagctgaaattctaaaGGAGTGAAAATGAGGTTATTCGGGAGGGGTAAATCTCCCTCGGTTCAGTCTCAAGGTTGGGGAATGAAGATAATCCTGCACAATTTGGACTCACACAAAAccaacatttaataaaaagttGTGAAGGAAAAACTGGTGTAACGCAGCTGTAGAGCAGGTTAGACTGTCTGGCTCAGAAGTATAAATAAGGCTGAAGGCTTCCACCCCAGTATGTTCTCCCTACAGCAAAGCAGAGAACAAGATGTGGAACATCAGTAAAGTTGCCTTGCAGCTTCCTACTTCCAGGACTTCAGACCGGCTTCTCCAGCCACTGTGGGACTACCTGCTGTACCATCATTACTCCCTGGTCTCATCACCTTTCTTCCCCGTCATGCTCGCCTTCTCTAGCTACTTCATCTTCAGTTGTCCCTTTGCAATTCTGGACCTCCTGGGAGAGCACGCTCCTGCCTTTTACAGCTACAAGATCCAAAAGGAGAGGCGACCGACCGCCAGCATGATGATGAGGAGCTTATGCATGGCGCTGTACAACCACCTGGTCTTTGTGGTCCCAGTGGTTCTGATCAACAGTGCTGTGATGCCAGCTCCTCAGCTGCCTGCGCTTGCTCCAACAGTCTGGGAGCTTTTCTCCGGGGGTCTTGGTGCCTTGATCATCTTTGATACCCAGTACTTCTTCTGGCATATGGCTCATCACAGGAACAGACACCTGTATAAGTGGGTCCACGCCATCCACCATGACTACATCTCACCCTTCTCCTGGTCCACCGAACATCTCAGTGCTGTGGAGCTGATGACAGTGGGTTTCTGGAGTAACCTGAACCCTCTCCTTCTACGGTGCCATCCCCTGACTACGTGGACCCTCACCATCTTCAGCATCTGGTTGTCTGTTGAGGATCACATCGGCTACGACCTGCCCTGGACCCCAAGCCACCTTGTTCCTTTTGGACTGCTTGGAGGAGCACTAGCTCATGACCTTCACCACCAGAAGCCCAGCAGCAACTTTGCTCCTTTCTTCAGTCACTGGGACAGACTTTTCGGCACATCCAACAATGTGGTGAAACGGACGGAGAAAAGCATGTTGGATGGGAAAGTCGCTTAAacgtgtttatttatttatttatttagtgtacAAAAGCCAATTAATGCTAAAAAAGaccaatatttaaatattattttatcacTTTTTATTCTGCCGTTCTCTGTTGTGAATTCTATgctgtattttctttattaaacatggataaacattaataaatatattttctaaGAAATgtggtcttgtgggatgttttgCTTGGTAAGTCTGAGCATAGTTCAGCAGCAACATGATCAAACTGCACTCAGTCAGATTTTGTTTACTTGACCTCAGTGACTACACTGCAGACAGTTAGAactgaaatattaatatataatatttattaatataaatatgattGAAGCTTGTGAGGACAAAGACAAAGCTAATCCTGTGCTACACACTGCAGTAGGTGTCTGGTGCAGAACAGGAACTAGGACTAGGATGTGATGATGAGGAGCCTGGCTGTGGTGCTGCACATCCACCTAGTTTTCATGATAGCAGTGATTCTGGTTGGCAGTGATaagaactggatggagcccaaatgtcatttctgactttAGTCTCTGTTATTAATCTCGCTGATTTAGACTCACCAAAAGTTTCATACTGATCACCTACATCTGCTACACCACTCATTCCTTCTGAGCTGGCACTGGTCACTAGGTGTAATACAGCAGCCCTATGATTAACATTACAGTAGTTTACATCCCTTGTAAATAAAGGGCATAATATTATGCAGCCAACTGGATTACAGTGTGTTAGCTAGGGAACTGTGGGATTAGTGTTCAGACTGAAGAACTCCTTCTACACTCTCCAAGTTCTTGCCAGTTTGTACTGTGTCTTTAGAATGACCActgatattgatcacatgaccacTTCATTTAGTTTACAGTTTAAATCTATTAATGAATATGGAATTTGATGTTTACCTGAATCCACCAGACAGTAGAGCGCGCAGGACCAGGCCAGGAGAGCAGTTCTGCACCATGCCACCTTCACGTCCTCTCTGATGAAGTGGCTGAATTCCTGAATCTTGTGCAGGAGAACACAGGCAGTGCTCTCAGCCTTCTTCATTACACCCAGTGACCCAGAAGATTCCAGGTGACTCttcagcaacagggtcattggCACCTGAGGCTCATTGATGGGTGTCTATtgaggccccatctcacaacttacaggatgtaaaagatctgctgcttaTGTTTTGGTGCCAAATAACACAGAaacccttcagaggtcttgtagagttcaTGCCTCTAATGC of the Salminus brasiliensis chromosome 25, fSalBra1.hap2, whole genome shotgun sequence genome contains:
- the LOC140547865 gene encoding cholesterol 25-hydroxylase-like protein 1, member 1 → MWNISKVALQLPTSRTSDRLLQPLWDYLLYHHYSLVSSPFFPVMLAFSSYFIFSCPFAILDLLGEHAPAFYSYKIQKERRPTASMMMRSLCMALYNHLVFVVPVVLINSAVMPAPQLPALAPTVWELFSGGLGALIIFDTQYFFWHMAHHRNRHLYKWVHAIHHDYISPFSWSTEHLSAVELMTVGFWSNLNPLLLRCHPLTTWTLTIFSIWLSVEDHIGYDLPWTPSHLVPFGLLGGALAHDLHHQKPSSNFAPFFSHWDRLFGTSNNVVKRTEKSMLDGKVA